The following nucleotide sequence is from Candidatus Atribacteria bacterium ADurb.Bin276.
GCGGCACCGTTCGAACAAGGAGGGGAATTGTTGAATTCATTCCCCCATTGAGGGGGGATTCAGGGTTGTGCCTTATCTTTTTTTGTTTATTCTTTTTTACCAATTTTGGTGTTTTCAGAATAGAGCTTCATGCTGGATAACAGCTCCAGATGAGGATAAAAATAAGTATCCCCCTCACCCTGATCCTCTCCCACAATGGGGCGAGGAAAAAAATAAATAAAAGAATGAAATAGTTCATTCTCACTTGATGAGAGAAGGCAAAAGTAAAATCTAACCAGGGAGCTGAAATAAATATGATCAAAGGGTCTAAAATTTAGTAACGAGAGGTAAAATATGATACAAGAAACAGCGATGAAGATTATCGATATCCTTGAAAAACGATTTCCCGATGCATGTTTGCTCCTCAATTATAGAAATGCTTTTGAACTGCTGGTTGTAACAATTTTAGCTGCTCAGGCTCCGGATGAAAGGGTCAATCAAGTAAGCCCTTCCTTATTCCAAAAGTATCCCAATCCGGCTGCTATGGCTGAAGCAGATGATGAGGAAATGGATAAAATAATTCAAACTATTAGTTTTTATCGGCAAAAAGGACGTAATATCCGAGCAATGAGCAAGAAGATAATTAAAGATTTCCAGGGAGAAGTTCCTAAAAAAGTGGAAGAATTGGTTCAGCTCAATGGTGTGGGGAGAAAAACTGCTAATATTGTTTTAGCCAATGGCTTTGGCATTCCAGCTATACCAGTTGATACTCATGTAGCAAGGGTTTCTCAAAGACTGGGTTGGTCTGAATTTTCAAATCCGGATCAAATTGAGTCGGATCTTGCTAAGATTTTCCCCCGAGAGAAATGGATAAGAGTAACACACCTCTTAGGATTTTTAGGCCGATATATCTGTCAAGCAAAGAAACCAAAATGCTGGGAATGCCCAGTTACCAATTGGTGTCCTTATCCGGGAAAAACCATTAGTAAGGATTAAAAGAATTTAATTGATGATAAGAATTTGCCGTGATGACCATATCGGCATCCAGGTCAATCTGACCATAAATATCCCTGGAACTTTGTATGATAAGGTCATTGCTTTTTTCTTCAAAAAAACGACCTTCTAACTTCAGTTGAAGGTGGTAATCTGAAAATTGACCTTCACCCTGAAGATTAAGCTGCCCCAGGAAAAACTGCATACAATCCAGATTAAGTGTATCTAAAGATCGATAGCTGAGAATGAGTATTGTGTCAGACAAGTCCATATTGGAGAAAAGCCGATAATGACTTCGATTCCGATAGGAAATAATTTCAGAAAAGGGTTTGCTATAACCAATTTCAACGACACTATTGGAAGGTGCACTAATCTGAAATTTTGCCCATAATTTTTTTATCTTTTCCCAGGTTTGAGAATCGATAGAAAGTTCTTCCGGAGTTTCAATCGGTCCCCAGAGAAATGAATGATCTTGGGGAAAGTAGATGTTGAGTTCCAGCTCATGAAACCCCTCACGAAGTATAAAGCGCGGTATTTTTATTTTTTTAACAAATTCCAAGTTCATTTCAGACTCAAAACTCTTTTCTATAGCTCCTTTCAGCAAGAGGTCAATTTTGAGATCGGATAATTGAATGGTTTTTTTTCCATGAGTTACATTACGGGTGGTAACCACCGGACCTTCCTGCCGGCCAATAAATCGATGTCTTGCCAATCGAGGCTTGATAGGAATACGGAAGCAACGAGGCGGTGTGAGGGCCAAAAAACCTTTTTGAGTTTGAACTTCCAGATAGTAAACGTATCCTTCAAATTCTTGAGGAGAAGAAAGATTATGGAAGCCCCTTTTTTTATATTCGGGAAATTCAACCTGTCGATAATGTCGAGATCGAAAGGAACGATAAAAGAGCCTAGCCTGGCAAGGTTCCCGAGTAGCCCAGCTCCAAAATAAGTTTTCGTTCCCTTCATCAATTTCAATATTAAAAGAAGTGATGAGCTGGAAGGGATCATGCTTAGAAATAACGATTTGATCGTGATTATCTTGGGTATCATATAATTTATGAAGGCTTATCCCATTTTTCCAGCAATATTCTATTTGAGGATAAAGCTTTTCAAGAAGGACAGGCGATAAGGGTTGATCTTGATTGATTAAGAGCTTTTTTTTAAGCAATATTGCTTCTGCGGTGCTTTCTATATCCAAAGAACCAACTTTCATTTCTCTTTTTTCACTCACCTGAAGGTGCTTAATTAGGATTAATTTTTGGTTCATGTAAACTTCAATAAAACAATTTATTCCTGATGGAACCCGAAGATAAAACTCGCCTTCATCGCTCGATAATCCTCTACATATTAGATCAGAGCTTCCTCCCATAAAGACCTTAATATCAGCATCGCTTAACGGAATGGTGGATTCTCCTTCGATCTGCGAGGTGATTGATGAGATATAGTCCCAAGGATTTTTTTTAATGAAAGGAGCAGTATTTGAAACATATATTGCTCCTTTTAAATAGGTCATTTTTTCACCCTTTTAATAGAGAAAAATCTTTCCAATTACTTATACTGTAAATATAGTGAGAAGTGAATTTAAAAATAATCACCCTCATCCTCACCTTCTTTTATCAAGGGAGAAGGAATTATTATGATACGTCATCCTGAGACCTCACTTTGTGAGGGCGTGAGGATCTCATCTTTTTATTTTTTTTATCCCTTTGGATAAAGGAAGATGGTTCGGGATTCGATTCTTTTCAAAAAAAACTCATATCCCCCTTCATACTTCTTTGCTAAAGGGGGATATTGATTGGTATACAATTATTTTCATCCTCACTTAGTGCTACTAAGGTGGCAGGAGGATCTATTCAAAAAATAAAATACTCCATGCCGTTTTACTTTTGGTATGGAGTATTTTATAAGAATAACTTTAGAAGACGATAACTAATCGTTGAATGTGTATTGCTCTTCTTCTTGCTGCATCACCCTCAATTCGTAAACGATTGTTGCCTTCAACTAAGCTCTGTATAGGAATATTAACTACTTTTGGATTGTCAGGCTCAATGATACTGCTATCAAGGTTTATATTTAATGGATTTCTATTATTGAAAGTAACACGAACTCTTGCTCCAGAATCTCCTTGAGCCCAGATGAAGAGTGTTGCTTTTTCTGGAATTGATCCTGGCGAGAAGGTTAAATCAACATTATTTCCACTGAGAATCTCAAGTGAATAGGTATCGCTTAGCGAAAAACCATTGACCAAGTTCCCGGTATATCTCATGGTTAAGAAATTATGTTCTGCTGCTCCATTTCCAAAATCAAAGTAATAAAGAGTGTTCGTTGGTGTGATGGGGAATATTGGTTCAATTATACCCGAGATGGTTGTTGTTGTAGCTCCTAATCCGGTTACACCTCGGAATTCTGCAGTAACAGAAACTGTAGTTACATCACTTACATCTGGAGCATAATAGATTACAGTTGCTCGCCCCGATGAATCGGTCGCAACCGATGATTTGTTAAAACTTCCTAAATCAGTTGTCCAATATAGAGTCCTTCCATTTATTGGATTGCCATTGATATCCCGTAAGGTTGCGGTAATACGAACTTCATCTCCTGGTCTTGCCGAAAAAGAGGTTGGATTCATTATGATTTCAGACGGTCGGGTTCGACTAATAATGTTCACCGTAGATTGGACATTGCTGGGGGATGCACCTCCGCCCCCAGAGAAATTGACGCTGATTACCGCGGTACTTGGTCGAGTCGTGTTTGGAGCATAATAGTCAACCGAAGATCTGCCATTCGGGTCGGTTATCGTATTATATGATGACAAACTACCATTATCAGTTGACCAGTTAAGATTTGCTCCCCTTAAGGGTCTCCCGTTGGCATCGGTAAGCTGGGCAGTCATTGTGTAGCTGGAACCTGGTTCTATAGTAAAAGAAGAGGGTTCGAGCGACAGAATGGTAGATCGAGCACGAGCGGCTACATTAAAATGTGTTCGATTAACCGCTGATAGAGGGAATTGACGACCACTTTGGTGGGGAGATTCGATAAAGTTTTGAATCTGATTATCTCCAACTGGTTTTGGTGTATAGAGGATTATTAAGCGTTCGACACCAGCTGGTCCGGAAACCGAGCTATTGAGCGCAAGATTGCTACCAGAGCTGATTCTTTGATCGCGGACTAAAATAATAACCCCTCCATCGGAGGTATAGTCAAATATGTTGATATAGCCAGCATTTGAAGCTCCGTACCGTATGGTAATTGGATCTCCTATAAAATAAGTTGCATCTTCACCCCGATCGACAGAAATGTTTACTGATGGAGAACGGGGAATGGATATATATACATTGGGATTTAGGTTGAAACGGAATGTAACTCTTGGTTGAGCGCCCACCGATATCGCGGAGAACGTCATTATTCCCAAAATCATGAGTAAAAAACTCAAAAAGACTGTTTTTTTTCTTATCATGGGAACTCCTCCTTTTTTCTTTTAGCTTTAAAAACCTATAATTAAAAAACCCAATAGCATGATTTCTTATAAAAATTTACACTTTTAATTATATCATACAGGGTCACAAGGAATTTGGTTCCCGAAAGATGAAGTAGTGGTTATAATGGTGATTCTTAGGGTTAAAAAATTCGTGAGGATCTGAAAGAAATTTAGAAAAAAACAAATACCAAAACGTCTCTCCTTATCTAAAGGGAGAGGAATTAAT
It contains:
- a CDS encoding Bacterial Ig-like domain (group 1), giving the protein MIRKKTVFLSFLLMILGIMTFSAISVGAQPRVTFRFNLNPNVYISIPRSPSVNISVDRGEDATYFIGDPITIRYGASNAGYINIFDYTSDGGVIILVRDQRISSGSNLALNSSVSGPAGVERLIILYTPKPVGDNQIQNFIESPHQSGRQFPLSAVNRTHFNVAARARSTILSLEPSSFTIEPGSSYTMTAQLTDANGRPLRGANLNWSTDNGSLSSYNTITDPNGRSSVDYYAPNTTRPSTAVISVNFSGGGGASPSNVQSTVNIISRTRPSEIIMNPTSFSARPGDEVRITATLRDINGNPINGRTLYWTTDLGSFNKSSVATDSSGRATVIYYAPDVSDVTTVSVTAEFRGVTGLGATTTTISGIIEPIFPITPTNTLYYFDFGNGAAEHNFLTMRYTGNLVNGFSLSDTYSLEILSGNNVDLTFSPGSIPEKATLFIWAQGDSGARVRVTFNNRNPLNINLDSSIIEPDNPKVVNIPIQSLVEGNNRLRIEGDAARRRAIHIQRLVIVF
- the pdg_2 gene encoding Ultraviolet N-glycosylase/AP lyase — translated: MIQETAMKIIDILEKRFPDACLLLNYRNAFELLVVTILAAQAPDERVNQVSPSLFQKYPNPAAMAEADDEEMDKIIQTISFYRQKGRNIRAMSKKIIKDFQGEVPKKVEELVQLNGVGRKTANIVLANGFGIPAIPVDTHVARVSQRLGWSEFSNPDQIESDLAKIFPREKWIRVTHLLGFLGRYICQAKKPKCWECPVTNWCPYPGKTISKD